Proteins from one Hydrogenophaga sp. SL48 genomic window:
- a CDS encoding [protein-PII] uridylyltransferase, whose translation MGDAKGEIGALRLQYRSDKAALLANLGLQGSATRGVRRALQQLARLTDQTLRKLWETAGFGPGFALIAVGGYGRGELFPNSDVDVLVLLPEGASPETDATLKERIEGFIGSCWDVGLEIGSSVRNATECVDEASRDVTVQTSLLECRLITGSRPQFNALVNQLGEAMDPKAFFVAKTLEMRQRHNKFENTPYSLEPNCKESPGGLRDLQIILWVANAAGLGRSWDELARKGLATPLEARQIKANEALLSLIRARLHLLANRREDRLVFDLQTAVAESFGFKAEVPAVITSGGAQAMPPVRMARRASEQLMKRYYWAAKAVTQLNQILLLNIEERLNSDEMGVDRMRPINERFFDKAGMLEVASDNLYVQQPHAILETFLIYQSTVGIKGLSARTLRALYNARPIMNAKFRADPANRAMFMQILQQNDGITHAMRLMNQTSVLGRYLWVFRHIVGQMQHDLFHVYTVDQHILMVLRNVRRFFIAEHSHEYPFCSQLAAGWDKPWIFYIAALFHDIAKGRGGDHSDLGAKDVRAFCRQHGIDREDTKLIEFLVSEHLTMSRMAQKEDLSDPDVIRAFAQRVGNERYLTALYLLTVADIRGTSPKVWNAWKGKLLEDLYRYTLRALGGRAPDPDAVVESRKREALSMLALHALPYLAHKALWDTLDVGYFMRHQADEIAWHTRVLTRQIAINARAEATPPDPAAPAEPDAAIVRARLSPEGEGLQVLVYAPDQNDLFARICGYFDNAGFSILDARIHTTMTGHALDTFQVVAPTLSDHYRELIAMVENNLAGTIDQHGPLPPPSKGRLSRRVKSFPITPRVDLRPDEKAQRWLLSVSASDRAGLLYCISRVLARHEISVQLAKVTTLGERVEDTFLISGRELQMNKRQIEIETELLEILEG comes from the coding sequence ATGGGTGACGCCAAAGGCGAAATCGGCGCCCTGCGCCTGCAGTACCGCAGCGACAAAGCCGCGCTGCTGGCGAATCTGGGCTTGCAGGGGTCGGCCACCCGCGGTGTGCGGCGGGCGCTGCAACAGCTGGCGCGCCTGACCGACCAGACCCTGCGAAAGCTCTGGGAGACGGCCGGCTTCGGCCCGGGGTTCGCGCTGATCGCCGTGGGCGGCTACGGCCGCGGCGAGCTCTTCCCCAACTCCGATGTGGACGTGCTGGTGCTGCTGCCCGAAGGCGCCTCGCCCGAGACCGACGCCACCCTCAAGGAGCGCATCGAAGGCTTCATCGGCTCGTGCTGGGACGTGGGCCTGGAGATCGGGTCCAGCGTGCGCAACGCCACCGAGTGCGTGGACGAAGCAAGCCGCGACGTGACGGTGCAGACCTCGTTGCTCGAATGCCGTCTCATCACGGGGTCCAGGCCGCAGTTCAACGCCCTCGTCAACCAGCTCGGCGAGGCCATGGACCCCAAGGCCTTCTTCGTCGCCAAGACGCTGGAGATGCGCCAGCGGCACAACAAATTCGAGAACACGCCCTACTCGCTGGAGCCCAACTGCAAAGAGTCGCCCGGCGGCCTGCGCGACCTGCAGATCATTCTCTGGGTGGCCAACGCCGCGGGGCTGGGCCGCAGCTGGGACGAGCTCGCCCGCAAGGGCCTGGCCACGCCGCTGGAGGCGCGCCAGATCAAGGCCAACGAGGCGCTGCTCAGCCTGATCCGCGCGCGCCTGCACCTGCTGGCCAACCGGCGCGAGGACCGGCTGGTGTTCGACCTGCAGACGGCGGTGGCCGAGTCGTTTGGTTTCAAGGCGGAAGTGCCGGCGGTGATCACCTCGGGCGGCGCGCAGGCGATGCCCCCCGTGCGCATGGCCCGCCGCGCCAGCGAACAGCTGATGAAGCGCTACTACTGGGCGGCCAAGGCCGTGACCCAGCTCAACCAGATCCTGCTGCTCAACATCGAAGAGCGCCTCAACAGCGACGAAATGGGCGTGGACCGCATGCGCCCGATCAACGAGCGCTTTTTCGACAAGGCGGGCATGCTGGAGGTCGCGAGCGACAACCTCTATGTGCAGCAACCGCACGCGATCCTGGAGACCTTCCTGATCTACCAGAGCACGGTGGGCATCAAGGGTCTGTCGGCCCGCACGCTGCGCGCGCTGTACAACGCGCGGCCGATCATGAACGCGAAGTTCCGTGCCGACCCGGCCAACCGCGCCATGTTCATGCAGATCCTGCAGCAGAACGACGGCATCACGCACGCCATGCGCCTGATGAACCAGACCTCGGTGCTGGGCCGCTACCTCTGGGTGTTCCGCCACATCGTGGGGCAGATGCAGCACGACCTGTTCCACGTCTACACCGTGGACCAGCACATCCTGATGGTGCTGCGCAATGTGCGCCGCTTCTTCATCGCCGAACACTCGCACGAATACCCCTTCTGCTCGCAGCTGGCCGCCGGCTGGGACAAGCCCTGGATCTTCTACATCGCGGCGCTGTTCCACGACATCGCCAAGGGCCGGGGCGGCGACCACTCCGACCTCGGCGCCAAAGACGTGCGCGCCTTCTGTCGCCAGCACGGGATTGACCGGGAAGACACGAAGCTGATCGAGTTCCTGGTGTCCGAGCACCTGACCATGAGCCGCATGGCACAAAAGGAGGACCTGAGCGACCCGGACGTGATCCGCGCCTTCGCCCAGCGCGTGGGCAACGAGCGCTACCTCACCGCCCTGTACCTGCTCACCGTGGCCGACATCCGCGGCACGAGCCCCAAGGTCTGGAACGCCTGGAAGGGCAAGCTGCTCGAAGACCTCTACCGCTACACCCTGCGCGCCCTCGGCGGCCGAGCACCCGACCCGGACGCCGTGGTCGAGTCGCGCAAGCGCGAGGCGCTGTCCATGCTCGCGCTGCACGCCCTGCCCTACCTGGCGCACAAGGCGCTGTGGGACACGCTGGACGTGGGCTATTTCATGCGCCACCAGGCCGACGAAATCGCCTGGCACACCCGCGTGCTCACGCGCCAGATCGCGATCAACGCGCGCGCCGAAGCGACGCCCCCCGATCCGGCGGCACCTGCCGAGCCCGACGCCGCCATCGTGCGCGCCCGCCTGTCCCCTGAGGGTGAAGGTCTGCAGGTGCTGGTGTACGCACCCGACCAGAACGACCTGTTCGCGCGCATCTGTGGCTACTTCGATAACGCCGGCTTCAGCATCCTGGACGCACGCATCCACACCACCATGACCGGCCATGCCCTCGACACCTTCCAGGTCGTGGCGCCCACGCTGTCGGACCACTACCGCGAGCTGATCGCGATGGTCGAGAACAACCTGGCCGGCACGATCGACCAGCACGGACCGCTGCCCCCGCCCAGCAAGGGCCGCCTGTCGCGCCGGGTGAAGAGCTTCCCGATCACGCCGCGCGTGGACCTGCGTCCCGACGAAAAGGCCCAGCGCTGGCTGCTGAGTGTCTCGGCCAGCGACCGTGCCGGCCTGCTCTATTGCATCTCTCGCGTGCTCGCGCGCCATGAGATCAGCGTGCAGCTGGCCAAGGTCACGACGCTGGGCGAGCGGGTGGAAGACACTTTCCTGATCTCCGGGCGCGAGCTGCAGATGAACAAGCGCCAGATCGAGATCGAGACGGAGTTGCTGGAAATTCTGGAGGGCTGA
- a CDS encoding SDR family NAD(P)-dependent oxidoreductase has product MDLGLQGKRVLITGGSKGVGLACARAFVAEGARVALVSRSQAHLDAARASLGEAFTVAADLIDPEAAAHMVRQVEAGFGPIDILVNSAGAALRTSAEALTPAAWRAAMDAKFFSYIHVIDPVVKLMATRGAGVIVNIIGNGGKVPTPVHLAGGAANAALMLATAGLAHTYASRGVRVVGLNPGLTNTERVSEGLKVEAQRAGITEQQALEKAVSRLAMGRLAEPDEIAGIVVFAASAQGTYLTGANITVDGASSPTVV; this is encoded by the coding sequence ATGGACCTCGGACTGCAAGGCAAGCGTGTGCTGATCACCGGGGGGAGCAAAGGGGTGGGTCTGGCCTGTGCCCGCGCGTTCGTGGCCGAAGGCGCCCGCGTCGCCCTGGTGTCGCGTTCCCAAGCCCACCTGGACGCCGCCCGGGCTTCGCTGGGCGAAGCCTTCACCGTGGCGGCCGACCTGATCGACCCTGAGGCCGCTGCGCACATGGTGCGTCAGGTCGAGGCCGGTTTCGGCCCCATCGACATCCTGGTCAACAGCGCCGGAGCAGCCTTGCGCACCAGCGCCGAAGCCCTCACACCCGCCGCCTGGCGCGCCGCGATGGACGCCAAGTTCTTCAGCTACATCCACGTCATCGACCCAGTGGTCAAGCTCATGGCCACGCGGGGCGCCGGCGTCATCGTGAACATCATCGGCAATGGCGGCAAGGTCCCCACACCCGTCCACCTGGCCGGTGGTGCGGCCAACGCCGCCCTGATGCTGGCCACCGCCGGCTTGGCCCACACCTACGCCTCGCGCGGCGTGCGCGTGGTGGGGCTGAACCCGGGCCTGACCAACACCGAGCGCGTGTCCGAGGGCCTGAAGGTGGAGGCCCAGCGGGCCGGCATCACCGAGCAGCAGGCGCTGGAAAAGGCCGTCAGCCGCCTCGCCATGGGGCGCCTGGCCGAGCCCGACGAAATCGCCGGCATCGTGGTCTTCGCCGCCTCGGCCCAGGGCACCTACCTCACCGGCGCCAACATCACGGTGGACGGTGCCTCGTCGCCCACCGTGGTCTGA